The genomic window GTACCATCGTTTCATTGCTACCCCCACCGCAAGTCCCCCCTCCCCTCGAGCCCAAGTTCTAAGCTTGATACTAAGAGTTCAAAGACGAACTATGGAACAGAGAATCCACCCCAACGAAGAGTGTAACTGCAAACAAGACCCTAGAAGCGAAAACAACGTCCTCCAAATCGGAGGGTCACCAGGCGCAATGAGTACCTTATGTTGGAACTGATGCTGTGTGGGCAATGCCGCAAAAGTTCACGAAGAAGTTTTCCCCTACCATTCTCTGTATAGTTGAACACTCAAATCAACATAGTAAGGGTAGAAGAACTTGCAGGAACTCTAGATTTTGATAAAAGTTTTTCTAACCATAGCCAAGGCAGAAGCGGAGGAATATGAATTTTCAATAACAATGCAATAAAGATCGAGATTTTGGGGTATTCTGATTATCATGATGATTGTTCTGTACTTGATCCGGGTAAGGAGATGTGGAGGTTAACTTGTGTTTACGGAGAAGAACAAACTCATTTGAGGTACCGAACTTGGAACATCTTAAAAACATAAGCACTTACAACACTCTCCTCTGGTTATGTATTGGTGATTTCAAAGAAATTCTTTTTCCCGATGAACATGAAGGTATAGGACAACTCAACAATGCACAAATAGAAGGGTTTCGTGAAGCTGTTGATGTTTGCTTATTGATGGACATTGGGTACAGTGACCAGTTTTGGGCTTTTCAAAAGAAGGTGATGGGAGTTACTTTCACTCAAGTTAAACTCGAGTAGGCTTTGGGATCAGCAAAATGGATGGCTCAGTTACCTATGGCGAGTATCACTCATCTCACTGCGGCTTCTTTGGACCACTATCCGATACTTCTCGATCTCAACGAGGCTGTGAGTCCGAGCAGAAGAAAGTGCACCTTCAGGTATGAAACAATGTGGGAAATGACAaggtttggcaagaaacaattACAACTAGGTGGAGCATTGTGAATTTTGGTACACGCATGGACAATATTGATGGCTCGAAAATTTACGAGTATTTGCAAAGGATTTTTACTTAGTTTTCGCCGAACTCATACCGCTTCTCGATTATTTCTAATGATAATGTTTCAAAAGAGAAGAAAATCCGTTTTCCCATTGTTTGGCAGGAAATATCGTGTATGGAATGAAACCAAGGAGAATCGCAGCAAATCAAGTCAAATGGAGCAACTCTCATGTTGAAGGCCAAGCCATCTGGCAAGCCAGAGCAAAAGGCCGCCTACCATGTGATCACGCCCGCTCGCATGGATGGTCGTATGAGACGCAAGTAGCTCCACCACGTCTATACAAGACACTTCCGTGAAGGAAGATAGGAGAGGagagaaccctagccgccaccactACCAGAACAGAGAGAGAAGAGATCCGAAGAGCCTCCAGGGATCTTCGTAGTTTTGGCCCTTTCGccggcatcatcatttcacccttcACTATTGTAAGAGGAATTCCAGGTTGTAAGATCAAGTTGTAAACTCTATTCATACACTCATCCGAAGGTTCAAAACTATTTTGATTGTTCAtttcattgtccatcttccttgtGACATTGATATGGTTTCTGCTGATTTATTGTCCAAGATGATTGGTTATTGTCTTATGATGCGTAGTAATTTCCCTCTAGGTGTGGTAGATGTGGCGAGTATTACCCTTTCATCTCCATCGTCATTTCACCCTTCACTATTGTCAAAAAGAATAAATTAGTGGGCATTGGTATTATCCTTTAAAAATagaggaaataaaaaataaaacaacacAGCGACAAAATTTGCACAGACTATtcacaaaaaatgatttttttaaaaattgcaAGAATAAACATAGAATAGCTGAATTTTCGCAAAAATAATTTCTAacaaagaatgaattagtggctcTGGTTTTACTcttgaagaagaaagaaaatgaaataataACTAAAAATTCAAAATAAGGAACAGTAGAAATAGTATTACCCTTTAAAGAAGAAAGATAACGAAAAACTTTTGAAAAACTTTTACACAACTTCTCTATAAAATTgcactttttataatatgcaaaGAGTAATCACATAATAGTGTAATTTTCGCACATATTGCGTGTATAAATTTACACTCACCCATCATAAAAAAATACacaggaaagaaaagaaaacccaACTAACAAAGAAAAATAGCAAAGGAAAAAACACattaaaacagaaaaaaggaacaACACAAGGCAGAAAAGAAACAAGCCCCGTACAACAATTTATTTTAAGATCACAAGCCCACAACATTTTTGTTTTTGAGAAAACACAAGCCCACAACAAAGAGCAGAAGAAATCATCTCTTCTTTCGATTCCAGGTTCTTCCATCACTTCCGGACCGCACCGCCTCATGGAGATTAATCGGGCATGGCACCCAATCAATCAAAGATCAGATCAGTTCCTAGTTTAGATTAGTTTGATTTCTCAAAATTTCAAATTTCTAGTAGATGAAATCATATTAGATTGCTTTTCTTCTTCAGCCACAAATAAATCCCAGTATCTACATGATCCATCAAAATCCAGAGATAATCGAGTGATCTTCGGCACGGGCGCAACTCCGGCTGGCTTCAATCTAGGCGACATCCGGGCAGCATGAGACTCCATCAATGTCAATATCACGAGACTCCcaaggaaggacacgaagcaagcAGCAGCCTGGCATGCGTTCGAGCGCGTCGACACCTAGCAGGCGACAGAGTGCGATCCAATCTCTGTCAACACGTGCCGCCCTTCCACCCTTCTTCGACCTGCGAGAGCCGCGCGTCTCCACATCATCGTCAACTCGGCGTGCACGGCCCCGTCCCGGTACGGACGCACCATCCACTGATCCACTCCGCCATGCCTATACTACGACGCCTGCGACACCAGGATCTACACCGATCTGCAGCAATCCTGACGCGGCGACACAAAGCTGTACGACTACATGGCGCCCAAGAAAAAAAAAACTTCATTTAGAACATCTGCGAGAAGCAATGTAACATGCACCATCCACGCGCCAGGCCGATGTGGAAAAAGATGCAATTCTTCATCGACTTATTCAGTGTGACACGGCATCAACACTTCGTCCACACGAGGGATGTCTCCAAACGACGCATCATCGTCGACATGTCGCTCCAACGCCATCGCCAACACACCATCGCCAAGGTCCACATTAACGTGGTCTTCATTAACAATCTCGTCAACACACTGCCGCCGCCTCTACAACATCGTCCACAAGGATGGACACCCGTCCTCTGATAGTACTACTGTAAGACGCGCATGACACCGATTACGACATTGACCACGTTCGGCAGTTAAGACTGCATCAACACATCGGCATCACTATTGTGAAAGCCACTACAACCACGCACACGGTTATGGTAAAACCATTGTGAGCTCGGTGGGCTTCCTCCAGTCTTGACAAAACCAGTATTCTCACCTACACCCGCGTCCTATGACATCTACAAGACACCCCGATGGTTCCTCTTAAGGTGCAAAACAACGGCTCCAATGATACCTGTGAACTTCACAAGGTGCAAAAGCCACAACTGCATCTCCGTCATACACATCGCATAATTTTTTGCGCCACCGGCATTGCAGCTACACCGACTATGATGAGTACATCACTGACCACAACTAtctcgaccacggctacatcacGACCGGCTACCTCGACATCGACATCAAGATAATGTCTACAACAGTTCATTAGCAGCAGCTCTAGTCAACAGCATCCGCGTCATCACTAGCATCCACGCTACTcccgctgtgactgcgggagggaatagagAAGAAACAAGGAAGACACCAGAAGTGGACGCAGTCACCGCCCATCAGAGACGCGGTTGATGATGGTGCAACGGAGAAGACAACAGAAGCACAAGTCTTCAAATTCAGGCGTAATCGTccgcttcactcccgctacgaTTAAGAGGAAATGTTAGAATACATATTGGGTTTGAGTTAGAGATTAGGAGATAGGGATAGAATTAGTTTAAATATGACATGCCTtatcttgtactccaagtctctaccccgccatatactcctatatataccccataCGAGGAACATAGCAATAAAACAACAAATATTAGCCACCCTACAATTTTTTTATAAATGTCCAACCGTCTCACATAATTCAGACTTTTGAATAAGTTAGATGGAGCATGAATTTAGTACGGTATCAGAGtgaagaggtcttgagttcaagaccttGTCAATGAAATATTAAAAGAATGTGCGGCCTACATAAATCTCATGTCTAAGTCGTAAGTTTCAAAGGAGCATAGAGGTGAGAAGAACGTTGGAGTATAATGTCCAACACGCCTCCCTCGATCTACTCCCTCGTACTCTCCGGATCCTAAACCCCTTTTCTCCGCCTCGGACGGCTTCAAATTCTTCTGCAACCCCTCCAGTTTCTCCATGCTAACCTAACCACATGCGAACACAAAGCTAGGAAATGTGTATTAGGGTCGTGTGCCCTAGCAATTAACACACAAGAGGGAAGAGGCTGATGGTAGAAGGTCTGGACGTGAAACTCCTCGCCGGCAGCACGTACGGACCCAAACGGGGACGATGGGTACAGCAGGTGTAAGCGGAGGAGGACATGGCTGGGCTGGTTGCGGTGTTGACGATGAGCCTGGCCTTGGTGAGACCGAAGCGCGGCCGAGAACGAGAAGAAACCCTAGATGGGAGTCGACCTCACCATCGCCTCACCGCCAATCAGGGAACCGTCGCACATGGGACGGACGTGGGTACATTGTAATCCGATCAGCATCAACAGATCCGGTCACTGTTCATTCAATCAATTCTCGCTCAACAATGACGGAAGAGACAACAGATTCGGTCACTGTTCATTCAATCAATTCTCGCTTCAACAATGACGGAAGAGATGAGAGATGTGAAACGAGGCGGGCCATGCGCTGGTCCATCTCGCGGAGTAGCAACGTGCGCCGGTCGGTAGAGTTTACAGCCGAGGACTCACTCGCTTTGCTATCATCCCTCTTGACTTGGGTTGAAGCAAAACTGCAGAAATCGCATCCGCATCGCCGAAGCCAAGCCAAGCCAAGCATGGCCGCCTACGACCGCGCGGCCGAGCTCCGCGCGCTGGACGCGACCATGTCCGGCGTCCGCGGCCTCGTCGCCGCCGGCGCCACCCACGTCCCCCGCATCTTCCGCGCCccggaccaccaccaccaccacgaacCGTCCTCCCAAGAACCGTTGCCCCCGTCGGTCCCGGTGATCAATCTCGGCGGCGCGGACCGCGCTGCTGTGGTCGCGGCCGTGCGCCGGGCCGCCGCGGAGTGGGGCTTCTTCCAGGTGACGGGTCACGGCGTGCCTCCGGAGTCCATGGCCGCCGCGGTGGGGGCGGTGCGTGCCTTCCACGAGGCCGACGGCGGCGAGGGCAGCGAGAAGGCCAGGCTCTACTCCCGGGAGCCTGTCAAGGCGGTCAAGTACCAGTGCAACTTCGACCTCCACCAGTCGCCCGTGGCCAACTGGCGCGACACGCTCTACATCCGAATGGCCCCCGACCCACCCGACGTCGATGAGCTGCCGGAAACCTGCCGGTGAGCCTTCCTGCAAGTTTTACTGCATTTTTTTTTACTTTCTGGCTGTAGAACATTGTCACAAGCTGGAGCTAGGCCGGGTGGGTTAGTTAATTGTGTGTGCTTGATGGTATCTGCAGCAAATCCCTGAGAATCGCATCATTTCTATTTGATTCTTATCAGTCTCTTAATTCTTACAAATATAAAAAAAGTCGAGGTTCACATACATGGTAGTAAGTAATAAgtctccctctataaactaatataagagtgtttagatcactaagtaGTGAtctaacgctcttatattagtttacggagggagtataaattttTAGCATGTTTGTATGTCAATCTGCAAATTAAGAAGAATGGTGGAGTGATGGTAAGGTGCACAATCCTCTCTTCATATGTGCAAATGTTCTTCTCTTACGGTCAGTTGCTCTCTTTCTCTGTATCCTGAAAACTGAACCAATCTGCAGTTAGAAGTAAAGGTCTGAGTTTATTTATGGAATTACCTATGTACTTATTGTTAGTTTGAGCCATTTCTTGCTTGGTTATTGACAAGAGCTAAATGAAATCACTCTACATAGAAACCTTTTCTGTGAATTTTCAGGAAAGGTTACTTAAACCATTTGTTCCCAAAAAATAAACTCAGAGCTAACATGTTGATTTGCAGCAACACGATGTTTGAATACGCCAAACAAGTGATGAATTTGGGCAACACTTTGTTCGAGCTGCTTTCAGAAGCTCTTGGGCTTGATCCGAGCTATCTGACAGATATTgattgcaaccaaggacaaatctTACTCTGCCACTACTTTCCTCCATGCCCCCAGCCTGAACTCGCCATCGGCACAAGCCGGCACTCCGACTCTACCTTTATGACAATACTTCTCCAAGACGAAATTGGCGGCCTCCAGATCCTCCATGAGGACCGATGGGTCGATGTTACGCCGACACCCGGAGcattcatcgtcaacatcggtgATCTCCTTCAGGTATATAAACTAAGACCATCCAATCCTCAATTATTTGTTCAACACCCTAGCATTGTGTTTGTTCATTCTGAAGTTCAGAACTGTATCTTTTTTCTTAAAAACTGTGCAGATGATCTCCAATGATGCGTTCATTAGCGTGGAGCATAGGGTGGTGGTGAAGAACATTGCACCGAGGGTCTCGATCGCGTGTTTTTTCAGTTCGCATTTCCACCCAGCCTCAACCAGGATGTACGGTCCGATCAAAGAGCTGTTGTCTGATGACAACCCGCCGTTGTACAGGGAGACCCTCGTCAGAGATTATGTCAAACATTACAACTCCATTGGGTTAGATGCAAAAAATGCTATGTCTGATTTCCGATTATGAATTAT from Triticum aestivum cultivar Chinese Spring chromosome 3B, IWGSC CS RefSeq v2.1, whole genome shotgun sequence includes these protein-coding regions:
- the LOC123072301 gene encoding 1-aminocyclopropane-1-carboxylate oxidase homolog 1 gives rise to the protein MAAYDRAAELRALDATMSGVRGLVAAGATHVPRIFRAPDHHHHHEPSSQEPLPPSVPVINLGGADRAAVVAAVRRAAAEWGFFQVTGHGVPPESMAAAVGAVRAFHEADGGEGSEKARLYSREPVKAVKYQCNFDLHQSPVANWRDTLYIRMAPDPPDVDELPETCRNTMFEYAKQVMNLGNTLFELLSEALGLDPSYLTDIDCNQGQILLCHYFPPCPQPELAIGTSRHSDSTFMTILLQDEIGGLQILHEDRWVDVTPTPGAFIVNIGDLLQMISNDAFISVEHRVVVKNIAPRVSIACFFSSHFHPASTRMYGPIKELLSDDNPPLYRETLVRDYVKHYNSIGLDAKNAMSDFRL